ACGCCCATACGACGGGGATGACCGGAGCCATCAGCTACCACCCGTACGGCAGCCCTGCTTATCCCTACCAGCTCAACGACCCCGCGTACAGGAAAAACGCCACCCGCGACGCCACGGCCACGCTGAAGGCCTGGCTGCAGGAGCACCGCAAGAACCCCTACCCCACCAAGGGCGAGAAGATCATGCTGGCCATCATCACCAAGATGACCCTCACCCAGGTCTCCACCTGGTTCGCCAACGCCCGCCGGCGGCTCAAGAAGGAGAACAAGATGACCTGGGCCCCACGGAACAAGAGCGAGGATGAGGACGACGACGAAGGCGACGGGGCGAGGAGTAAAGAGGAGAGTCCCGAGAAGATGCCCGAGAGCAACGAAACTTCCGCAGAGGACGAAGGTGGGCGCGGAGTGACCGCGGTTGCGGCAGGGTGGCCCCATCCCGCCCCATCGCGTCCCCTCGGGAGCGGGGCAAGGGGgaagggggcggaggggggggcacAGGCGGTGTTTAATAACAACGACCCCAAAACGTGTCCCATCCCGTTGcgtcctgctgctccaggctttTGTCGCCGCGCACTGCCGgtggccggggcgggcaggggccggAGGTGCCGCGGGGGACGGCGACGCCGTGCAGGGGGGCAGGCGGAGCGGTGCAGGGTGCCGCGGCGGAGCTAGCCCCTGGGGATGGATGCTCCTCGAAACGGTATTGCAAGGGAAAAGGCCGGGACGGCTAGCGTCTCCCTGCCCGCCGCTGTGGCGGTGGCTGTGGCCGTGCTCGCTTCTCTCCCGCTCCCTTTTgccgcccccctcctccctgaCTATGCCTTTCTGTGCCCGGCGGACCCTTGCAGGGATCAGCTTGCAAGTCGACTCGCTGACCGACCATTCCTGCTCCGCCGAATCGGACGGCGAGAAGCTGCCCTGCCGAGCCGGCGACCCCCTCTGCGAGTCGGGCTCGGAGTGCAAGGACAAGTACGAGGACatcgaggaagaggaggaggaggaggaggaggaagaggaggaggaggacatcgAGGAGgacgacggcggcggcggggagcgcgacCCGCCGGCCAAGCCCGCCACCTCCTCGCCGCTGGCGGCCGTGGAGGCCCCGCTCCTCGGCCACCCGCACGCCGACGCCGCCCGCAGCGCCAGCAAGGCGGCGCTGGGCGGCcgcgcctcccccggccccccgaCGCCGGCCAGCAAGCCCAAGCTGTGGTCGCTGGCCGAAATCGCCACCTCGGACCTCAAGAGCCAGACCCTGGGCCAAGGCTGCCAGCCTACCCCGCTCTCCTCGGCCacccccgcctccgccccgcaCAGCGCTGCCTACTCGCCCTCCTCCCTCCTGGGGAGGCATATTTATTACACCTCACCTTTTTATAGCAATTATACAAACTATGGGAACTTTAACGCTCTGCAGAGCCAGGGAATCCTGAGATACAACTCCGCAGCAGTGGCTTCAAACGAGGGACTAAGTCAGACTGTCCTAAATGCCAGCTCTGTCCACAAGCAGAGCAGTGACTCTTTGAAAACGATCACTAACCAGCTAGAACAACACTACAGGCCCTCTAGTTATGACTCTAAGAAAGGTAGGTGACTCGTTTTTGccgctttcttcccttttctccttcgcCCTCCTTCCCCCACCGGTACAAGTGCTTTACACGCTGTAAATACTGAGACCTTCCTGGAGAAAGCAGTGAGCGCGCTGTCACGGCCACCACCGCCCAGTGAAGATGGGCAATAATATAATCTGGGGGTTAAAAACGGCGTGTCGCCGTCGTATCGATACCTGCCTCTAAGAACCGAGAGAGGAAACGCAAAAGAGGACTTTTAGATCAGTCTCACAGGCTGCAGACGCAGtttataaaagtaattttttaaaaggaaaaactacACGCAAAGATATCCAGAGAGTACTGTTGTCattgcctgtatttttttttctcgacAAACTGGTTTTGCTCTCTTTGTTTCCAGTAT
The nucleotide sequence above comes from Numenius arquata chromosome 4, bNumArq3.hap1.1, whole genome shotgun sequence. Encoded proteins:
- the IRX2 gene encoding iroquois-class homeodomain protein IRX-2: MSYPQGYLYQPPGSLALYSCPAYGASALAAPRSEELARSSSGSAFSPYPGSAAFTAQAAATGFTSPLQYSTDPATGFPSYMGSPYDAHTTGMTGAISYHPYGSPAYPYQLNDPAYRKNATRDATATLKAWLQEHRKNPYPTKGEKIMLAIITKMTLTQVSTWFANARRRLKKENKMTWAPRNKSEDEDDDEGDGARSKEESPEKMPESNETSAEDEGISLQVDSLTDHSCSAESDGEKLPCRAGDPLCESGSECKDKYEDIEEEEEEEEEEEEEEDIEEDDGGGGERDPPAKPATSSPLAAVEAPLLGHPHADAARSASKAALGGRASPGPPTPASKPKLWSLAEIATSDLKSQTLGQGCQPTPLSSATPASAPHSAAYSPSSLLGRHIYYTSPFYSNYTNYGNFNALQSQGILRYNSAAVASNEGLSQTVLNASSVHKQSSDSLKTITNQLEQHYRPSSYDSKKDPTEVCTVGVQPYL